The window GTGATATTTTTATAGGAGTTATCAACTCTCATGTGCGTGCATTATCATGTTGTTTACACATGAGTTATTGGAAGGTGTTTTTTAAGAACATTTTTCCCTGGTTAAAAAGTTACCACGTCTAGATTAAGTAAGCTATCAGCTCTGTTGTatgtatattaccatgttatttacgcaCAAGTTATCAAgatatgttttcaacaaacttttacCCCAGGGTCAAAAGTTACAGTAGTGTTTGTAGTGAGTTATCAACTTTACTGTGTGTATAATATCATGTTATTTGCACACAAAGTATCGGGAATATGTTTTTAACAAATCCCCCCCTCCCCCGGTTCACCTAACTATCAGGTATACAGTGCTTCTATTACCATGATATTCACGCAAACGTTATCGAGGTTATATTTTTCAACAATTTTTCCTTGGAGTCCAAGTTATCATGTATATGATGCGTTATTACCATGATGTTTATACAGAAGTTATTGGGGTATATTTTTGACAACTTTTTCCCTTcaggtcaaagttaccatggtgtttgtgCCTAAGTTATCAGGGTTGCCATGCAGAAATTATCGTGTTGTTTACACATAAATTACCGGGGAGATGTTtcaataattttttcacccacgGTCGAAGTTACAATGACATTTACAAGTAAGTTATCGGGTCATGGTACATCAATTACCATGCCATTTGCACAGAAGTTATCGGGGTATGTTTCAACCCAAAAAATCCCTCATGTAAAGTTGTCATGATATTTACAATGAGGATACATGGATAAGGTATACAAACTGTTGGTATATGAGAGACTACAAGACAACTTGAGAAATCCAAAAAAACACAAGAAGAAAAAAAATGCTTTTTTGGCTCATATGAAAGTGAAATAAAGTTTAACTATCATATTTCTACTTATTGGACAACAATCAAGGCAGGGTGAGTTGGTTAGTACATTGTTGCTACATTGTAGGGTAGTGGATTCGAGTCACACTTTAGACAATTACGTTTTCAATCCCGATCTGGACGTGGGCTGAGCTGGCGTACGGGGTTGTGCGATCGAAACCTTGCTATTCACACAGAATAAATTAGGGGTAtattatactccctctgatcctttttactctgcatattaggtttatctgaagtcaatctcatccaactttgaccaagtttatataaaaaattattcacatttacataacaacaccaatatcattagattcatctcggaatatattttcatattatatttattagatattatagatgctaataaattttaatataaatttggtcaaacttagctaagtttgactttcggcaaatccaatgtgcaaagtaaaaacgaCTGGAGGGAGTATCAATTTTTTTCATGTTAAAAAAGGTTACCACGGTGTTGGCGTGTAATTTATTGGATCTTATATTTTAACAGCAAAGAAACGTTGATGATCTCCCAGAATTCCCATGATGCTTGTACGTGAGTTATCAGATATGCGGTGCGTAAGTTACCAGCAAATTTATACAGAAGTTACNNNNNNNNNNNNNNNNNNNNNNNNNNNNNNNNNNNNNNNNNNNNNNNNNNNNNNNNNNNNNNNNNNNNNNNNNNNNNNNNNNNNNNNNNNNNNNNNNNNNNNNNNNNNNNNNNNNNNNNNNNNNNNNNNNNNNNNNNNNNNNNNNNNNNNNNNNNNNNNNNNNNNNNNNNNNNNNNNNNNNNNNNNNNNNNNNNNNNNNNNNNNNNNNNNNNNNNNNNNNNNNNNNNNNNNNNNNNNNNNNNNNNNNNNNNNNNNNNNNNNNNNNNNNNNNNNNNNNNNNNNNNNNNNNNNNNNNNNNNNNNNNNNNNNNNNNNNNNNNNNNNNNNNNNNNNNNNNNNNNNNNNNNNNNNNNNNNNNNNNNNNNNNTGTCAGCGTCTATAAATTACCATGATTATTACACATATTGGAATAGCAAACTGACAGGTGACACGCATGCCGGCGAAAGATGTGCGGGGGCGTTTGACAACATGATTCAAAAACAAACGGCGCAGCGTGCGTTCGATTTCGTTTAAAAAATAAAATGATGCACCAAATGAGATTTTCGATGGTTAAATAGTATGATGCCATTTTCAAAGTGTAGGAAATTAATAGAGAGGTGTTGGCTATTAGGATGAGGTTATGGGATGTGATGTACGAATCAGGTTAGGGGATCGATTTGTTCCAAAAAAATAGGGAGAAAAACTAGCGATCAAGCCGCATCGGGtcgtgcaaaaaaaaagaggaaactaCCCGACAAGATCGTGCGAAGAAAATTGGGACGGGAAAATCGGGATCGATAGCACGAGCGTGAGCGAGCAGAGAAAAAAAAAACGAGCGAACGCAGCGCTCGGGATGCGGATCGGGCAACGGCCGAAGCGTTCGGATCTAATCACAAGATCTTAAACGTTTGGAAATTACAAATTTCCTTTCAAATACCTATTTCTCATGGCTAGCCACATGAAAAAATGACACTATGATGGTGCCCGCGATCTCCACTAGTCTGTTCGTTCCTCACGGGTATGGTTCCTGCCATGAACTATGGGTCCCTATTATCTTGGTCGAAAAACTAAACATGTTGTGCCTTGTCATTTGTAGTATTGCGCATCTTTTGCACTTGCTCCATAAAACAATGATCTTGTATAGTACCCATAGCCCAGTCCTAATTTGTGTCATCTGTTGTAGTGATTGCAAGGGGAGAAATGTGTTGCACTTATGTAATCAGGGCACGCCCATATCTATTATATGCACAATGTATTAGTACTATTGTAATTTATCAAGTTCTTGTTCTTTTCATAGGTTGATTGCTGAACATTTCATGGCCGCCTTGAGCATGCAACAATGATTTTGAATGCCTCTTAGTCACAAATCACGTCACACACCACACATCTATTGTTTTTGGTAGTTTTAAAATAACCATTCTAAATGTTCTTTTTTCGTTCTCAAAATTTCAGCAAAGAGGAAAGGTAAGCTAATTCTTTTTGTAAGCTATGGAGAGAAAAACATGAAGTTGACGAGTTATGTGAAGATGGAAGGAAGTTAAGGGAATACACTGTGTTCAGCAGTGACCTTGGAGAGTGCATGTTGCCCCACGTAGACTTTCCTGAAAAGTTGCTATTCAATATTTTTTTGTTAGAGAAAAGATCATAGTGGGCACAACTGCAGATGCAGCGATGCAATGTTTTGTACGGTTTAACCATGACAATTCTTTTCATGCAGATATGCGATGAACTAAATTATGTATCTTCTTCGCCCTTGAATTGAGTAATTACCGTGGTTTCATCTTTTGCCTCAGAGATGCGAAGGAGTTGAATAATGCTGTTTTTTATCATAATCTGTCCACCAAAAATGAATAAGAAAGTAGATATGAAGGACTATTTTATTAGTACTTTGATGCCATTTGATTGTAACACTAAACTAGGTTTTGTTGGTTCTTAAGTGAAAAGATAGTTCATGGTGGAACAAGGTGCTCCAGATTTATTAGGAAATGAGGAAGTTGCATTTTTGGTAATCATATTATTTTGTTCTCCGTAGCAATGCATGTGCATTTAAATATATACAATCTATGTATGTCTATTTCAAGTAATACTTGTATTGCACATGTTTTACACTGTAGCAATAGGAGGGTAAAGAGCTCTTGGTTGATTTATTTTTTAAAGCATGACCTAAATATATCACATATGCACACATGACTAttgttctcccgttgcaacgcacgggaaaTTACCGAGTATATATAGAAAAAGTTGAGGGATCAAATATAACCTATAGACGGGTTTGGCACGATCTCAAGACGAGGGAAACATACCCCTCATGACCCCCTCGTGACGCCTTCCCAGGGCGCCGCTGGGGGGAGATCCCTAGCGCCGCCAGCAACAAGTCCACATCGCAGCCCTCCTTGCCGTTGTTGACGCCGTCGTAGGCCGCGGTGGCGGCAGGCCCTGCGTCGAAGGGCTGAGGTGATGGACGCGGCGACGATCCCCGTGGAGCGGCTAGGGCGGGGCCATTGGGGAGCACACACACAGTGGCCAGGGCGGCGTATCTTGCCCCCATGGCCGGTGGGAACCCGTGggttctccggcgacggcgggcgcggcggcgaccATGGATCTGGATCCAACCGAGATCGGTCGTCGCTTCTACATGTGAAtggccggcggcgcggcgaggggTTGTCAAGGGATGGTGGTTCCCTATCGGCGTTCTGATGGATCCGGGCAGTTGCTGGTTCAGAGTGACACGAATGCCGGTGAAAACCATGTTGACCTCAGTCATGGAAGACGATGACGACATCTTGGACGTCGTATCCTTGTCAAAGGCATTGTCGGTTGTATTCGTAGCCACATTGTTCTGActgctctagggaaaaccctagatctAGGACTCTCGGACCAAACAATGACGGGGCTTTCGGGGTCGCCCTACCTTTTGGGGGCATCGTCATGGAGCAGGTGCTGACCAGAGGGGACAAAAGAAGGAGCGGTGTTGCATCTACAGTAGCGACGATGGCAGGTCTCAGCGGCGTGGTGCAGCAGAATCTTGGCGACGGACACGCGCAGGTGGTGGTAATGTTTGGCGTCGACGGCAGTATGACATGACAAGGTGAATTTGTCGATCGTTCCTAAAGGTGGAAGAgcggaagatggcggcggccgattCTATAGCTTGTGCATGCAGCGCGTGGTGGTTTGCTAGATCGGTTGGTGCTCACGGCTGGCCGGTGGGCGGCTTAGTGAGGCCATCAGATTAGATGATGTGTGTTGATGCGAAGTCGGGGCACATCATCAAGTTTGTACGAGTAGCGAGTAGCGACTATGGTTGCGTGGAAGGTGGCTTCAGATTGATCGATGTACTTGTTTTGTCGAGTTACGTTGAATAATATGATAAAATGGCTTCATGTATCGCTTGATGCAGAAGTCAGGGGTTATCCTCCTTTCCAAAAGAAAAAAAGTATTAACTGGGGACAACTTAAGAAGACAGAAAcatacattttttttcaaaacacaTTATGTACATCAACCAAGCCACAAATCCAAAACCGAAATACCTAAATGAAGTCATACTTCGAAACCAGACACTGCATAGGTTTACTTCAATGATAGGAAGATTTCATGGTAAAACTCTTTACTCGCATGCGACATAAGCCCTTTCGCTGGTTCAAAAGCAGATGCACTATGCTGCAAGTAAAGGATTGACCACATGGCCAACAAACAACACCACACCAGTCAAATCTTCTCGGATCACGAACAGGAATGGGTGATCTGCGACAAAATCCATCTCCATTGGCGGGTCTAATGGCAGTGACATTAGCATAACCACTGCAGCCGTTGCGGCTGCAGCCTCTGTTCCTTCTTCATTCACTTCAACAAAGGACTTGTGGAAAactgaggagatgtacaaattctGCTCCGCTGCTGAATCCACCATCTCCGAAAGATCGGCTTCACAGCTAAATGGGAGATGCAGTCCCAAACCTTTGAGCAAACTGGAAGCTTCGAATCCAAACGAAATCTTGAACTTGGGAAGCTTGAAATTTCTGACTAGGACCTTCTCAGTTGGGGTATGCTTCTCTAGGAACTCTGGTTCCGAGCTCACCTTTCCGGCCAAGTTCCAAAGACCGTCATTTGCTTCTGGGAGAAGTATGTACATGGAAAATTGCCTCATGTCCCCGCCTTGCCGGTAAGGAAGCTTGAGTACTTTCAAGTTGTCGTGAGACGAAAGATACTGCTCGTTTGTGCTAGACATGAATGATGCTTGTACTGAGCTCCCGTCAAGAAGGTGGAACTCGCCGTCTTTGGTCTTGGATGCATCAAACTCCTCTGTCCATGCTCCTTTGAAATAAAGGGCATTGCCaagaacaagtctagtggtgctgtcGACAGATCCATCCGGTAGGATCTCTTTGATGAGACCTGATGTGAGTTTCTCTACCCATGTGTTCACTTGACACACAACTTCAGCAGCCTGGACCAAGACAAGACCAAACGCGTCGTTAAATAGTTTGTGCACTTCTCAAAATCATAAATGTTGTACATAATTTAGTT is drawn from Triticum dicoccoides isolate Atlit2015 ecotype Zavitan chromosome 4A, WEW_v2.0, whole genome shotgun sequence and contains these coding sequences:
- the LOC119286635 gene encoding serpin-ZXA-like gives rise to the protein MAAADIRLSVAHQTRFALRLASAISSPSNADGAAGNAAFSPLSLHVALSLVAAGAGGATRDQLAATLGAEGPGEAESLHALAQQVVQLVLADASVEGGPRVAFANGVFVDTSTPLRSSFKEVAVGKYKAETHSVDFQTKAAEVVCQVNTWVEKLTSGLIKEILPDGSVDSTTRLVLGNALYFKGAWTEEFDASKTKDGEFHLLDGSSVQASFMSSTNEQYLSSHDNLKVLKLPYRQGGDMRQFSMYILLPEANDGLWNLAGKVSSEPEFLEKHTPTEKVLVRNFKLPKFKISFGFEASSLLKGLGLHLPFSCEADLSEMVDSAAEQNLYISSVFHKSFVEVNEEGTEAAAATAAVVMLMSLPLDPPMEMDFVADHPFLFVIREDLTGVVLFVGHVVNPLLAA